GCCGACCGTTTTGGTAGAATGGTTTTAGACCGATTCCGTAATCCATATATTAATCATAAGTTGTTAGATATTACGGTGCAGTATACTACTAAAATGCGAATGCGAAATATTCCTATTTTGTTAGAATATTACCGCCAGTTTGGTCGAGCTCCTGAGCTATTTGCAATGGGGTTTGCGGCATATCTTCAATTTATGCACGCTATCAAAGAGGTAAATGGCGTGTATTATGGCGAGTGCAATGGCGAACATTATGCTATTACTTGTAATTACGCTCCTTATTTTTATGAAGCTTGGAATGACTTTGATTTGCATAAAGTATTGTCGAATACAAGTCTATGGGGCGAAGATTTGACCAAACTCAAGGGGTTTGAGGAGTCTGTAGCAAAATACTTATAACAGTAAAGCCAAGAATCACGTATCAGTTATTGAGCGTGATTTTTTTGACTATAGTAGATTTCACTAAAAGAGGTTTGTAATAGTGTATATGCTTGTTATCTTTAAGATAAATACTTTTACCACTACTCATTTATACCTTTTAGTACATGAAAAAAGTAATTACTTTCGGGGAGGTCATGATGCGACTAACAACCCCTAGTTTTGCTCGTTTTGCACAAGCTACGTCCTTAAATATTAATTTTGGGGGTGGAGAGGCCAATGTGGCCTCCTCGTTGGCTTTATTGGGTATTCCAAGTAGCCATGTAACACAGTTTCCTGACAATGATTTAGGTCGTGCAGCAGCTGCTACTTACCTAAAATTTGGCGTGGGAACAGAATATATGTTGTTTGGAGGAGAAAGACTTGGTATATATTATGTTGAGCAGGGGGCGGCTATGCGTGCTTCTAAAGTAGTTTATGACCGATTTAATTCTGCCTTTGCCAACCTTGTGCCAAGTGATTTTGATTGGCACAATATTCTCAAAGATGCTCAGTGGTTTCATTTTACAGGAATAACCCCTGCTATTTCGGCTTCGGCTGCTCAGGCATGTTTGGAGGCCGTCAAAGTAGCTCATAGCTTAGGCATACCAGTTTCGGCCGATGTGGGTTATCGCAAGAACCTATGGCAGTGGGGAAAAAAGCCCCATGAGGTAATGCCCGAATTAATTGCTTATTGCGACATTATCGTTTGTAGCAAAGGCGATGCCTCAGATATGTTTGGTATTGAACCCAATGATGAAAAAGGAAGCTTTAAGTCTATTTGTCAGCAATTACAAACTCGCTTTCCCAAAATAAAGAAAATCCTTAATACCAAAAGAGGCCAACTGTCGGCCTCGCATAACACCTTGTCTGGGCAGTGCTGGAATGGCACTGAAATGTTAAAGACTTCAACCATTGATATTCCTAATATTGTGGATAGAATAGGCGGCGGCGACGCATTTTTAGCAGGGTTTATTTATGGTGAACTAATCTATCAGGATACCCAAAAAGCATTGGAATTTGGAGTAGCTGCTTCTGCCTTGAAACATACCATTGAAGGTGATTTTAATTTGGTTACAGTATCTGAAATAGAAATGGTAATGAAAGGCGACGTAAGTGGTAAACTCAAAAGGTAAGGTCAAATGATTTCACCTAAAAGATGTATTGCTTCGTCTAGTTCTTTTAAATTCATAGAGGCAAAACCTAGCCTACAGGCATTGACAGGCCGATAAACAATACCATTAGGAAAATATAAGCCTTTTTGTAGGGCTTTTTCGGCTACTTTAGGCAAAGAAATGTTGTCAGCAAATTTTGCCCAAATGGCCATACCACCATCTGGTACTTTAAACTGAATGTTGTTTCCCAAAACATCTTTTAGGGTTTTACAAGCAAAGTCTCGTCGTTGATGATACTCTTTCAGTGCTTTGGCCGAATGTCTTTTTAGTGTTCCATCTTCAAGCATATCAGCCAAGCAACATTCTAAAATGGTATCCCCTTGGCGGTCGATAATACGCCGTATCTTTCCTAATTCATTAATGATTTTTTCAGAAGCTATCACATAGCCAACCCGAAATGTCGGGGCGATTTTTTTGGTAAATGAACCAATATAAATAACCCATCCGCTAGAGTCGGCACTTGCCAAAGGTAAAATGGGTTTGTTAGAATAGTGATAATCGTAGTCATAATCATCTTCTATAATAAAGAATCCATACTTTTCGGCCAAATTTAGTAGCTGAATACGTCTTTCGGGCTTTAATGTTACTGTAGTGGGGTGATAATGGTGCGAGGTAACATATACAGCCTTGATAGTTTGTGTTGTACATATTTCCTCCAGCACATCTATAACCATGCCATCTTCATCTACAGGTATCGTCAACAATTCTGCTCCAAAATGCTCAAATGTAATATTGGTTGCTAAATAGCTCATTTGTCCTACCACTACTTTGTCGCCCAGACGTATCAATGCCGATGCTACCAAATAAATACCCATCTGGCTTCCTCGTGTGCTAATTAGTTGATTAGGATTAATAGACAATCCCCTTGTTTGATTTAGCAAAAAAGATAGTGTTTCTCTAAAACGAATATGCCCTAATATGTTACTATACTGTAAAATAGATGGTTCGCCGTAACGAATATAATGAGCATACAAACGAGCAAGGGCATCACGAGGGGCTAATCTTACATCTGGTAGGCCATCGTTGAAAGCCAATCGTTGCTCAATATTAATGGGTATTTGGATAGGGTAATTTTGGAGGAAATCATGAGGAGCAACCACCTCGTTATTGGTGTTTATTTTAGCAGTTTTTAGGGCTTTGGGTTGAATATTGGGAAGCGTATTGCTAACATAAGTCCCTTTTTGGGGCACAACTTCAATCCAGCCCTGTGCATATAGCTCGTCGAAGGCCGCTACAACGGTTTGTCTATTTACTTCTAAAAGTAGTGCCAATTGCCTTGTACCTGTTAGTAAACTTCCTTTTTTGATAACCCCAGCCTGTATTTGCTGAATAATACCATTGGCTATTTGTACATACAAAGGCAGCGAATGTTTTTTGTTAATAGGAATCAAAGATTTGTAAGGAATTTCCATCTGGACTACCTGATAAATAAAAAGTGGACTAATAAATACATCCAGTAAATTTAGAATTTTGTGTCAATAGTTTTAGAAATTAACTCAGCTAAATTTTATGACAATACGCTCCATTACTAGCAGAACCAAACCGAGCCGTTTGGCCAAAAGAGGCAACTATGACGAAACACAGATTTATCAAATTTTGGATGAAGGGTTGTTTTGTCACATTGCATATACAGAAGAAGGTCAACCTATGATGATACCAACAGGGTATGGCCGAATCGGGAACAAATTGTATATTCATGGCTCGGTAGGAAGCCATTTTATGCGTTGTCTAGCCGATGGACGAACCGTTTGTTTGGCAGTTTCACTTTTAGATGGTTTGGTATTGGCTCGTTCAGCATTTCATCATTCGGTCAATTATCGCTCTGTTATTCTTTTTGCAGCAGGAACAGTGGTGACAGACGAGCAAGAACGTTGGGATGCCTTAGAGGCTTTTACAGACCATATTTTGCCTGGTAGATGGGCAGCAGTACGCCAGCCTACAGCATCCGAAATGCAAAAAACCATGGTAATTTCTTTTCCGATTGAAGAGGCTTCGGCCAAAATGAGGTCTGGTGACCCAAGCGATGACGAAGAAGACTATGATTTAACTGTGTGGGCAGGTGTTTTGCCACTAGAAGTTTTACCACTACCAGCTATTACCGACCCCAAAATGCGATTTGATACGGCCATTCCTGATAATGTCCAGCATTATTCCAGAAAAAAATAGCGTATAATGTATTAGAGAAGCTGTTTAAGCTTTTCTAATACAGCTTCTATTTTAATATCTACGGGCTAGCAATATCCTCATAGGTTTACATGGATTACTATTTACAAAACAAATACATCAACTATGTTAGAAATCAGACCAATATGCGAAAATTGTGGAAAAGCATTGCCAAATGAAAGCGAAGAAGCCATGATTTGTACTTTTGAATGCACTTTTTGTAAAGATTGTGTTGAAAATATACTTGAAAATGTATGTCCTAATTGTGGTGGTGGATTTGAGAAAAGACCAACAAGACCCCAAGAAAAGCTAAACAAATACCCAAGTAAAAAAGAACCTTACTTCAAACCTATCAATGTAGAAGCATTTGCAATACTTAAAAAAGCAAAAAAAGATATAAAGCCCTATGAACGATAATGAGCCTGTTTGATTGAAAGGCTTTGCTATAGAATGAATAAACTCAAGAAGATATTCTGCCTTTGAGAAAAATATAACAGCTTTCAAATAGTATAGCACTACAGGCAAAATAAAGAATAGATAATGAAACTCGTTTTTTCTAGGGTAAATTTTAAGACCAAACGCCTTTAGTAGTATAAACAAGGTAAATACCACGGCAAGTTGCTAAATTGATGTATTTATCGCATAATATTGTTCATTCGTTATTTCAAATTAAGATATTAGTATGCCTTTAGAACAAACATTCCGCTGGTTTGGCCCCAAAGACCCTGTGCCATTATCACATATTCGTCAAGCAGGAGCTACAGGTATTGTTACAGCTTTACACCATATTCCTAATGGTGTTATTTGGACAGAAGAAGAGATTCTTGTACGCAAAGCTGAAATAGAAAAAGCAGGCCTTGCATTTTCGGTCGTCGAAAGTGTGCCAGTACACGAAGATATAAAGAAGCGTTCGGGGCATTATCTACAATATATCGAAAACTATAAGCAAAGTTTACGAAACCTTGGAAAAGCAGGTATTGATACGGTTTGTTATAATTTTATGCCAGTTTTGGACTGGACCCGCACCGACCTAGACTATGCCCTGCCCGATGGCTCAACGGCCTTGCGTTTTGATGCTACAGAATTTGCTGCATTTGAAGTTTTTATTTTGAAAAGA
The DNA window shown above is from Flectobacillus major DSM 103 and carries:
- a CDS encoding sugar kinase; translated protein: MKKVITFGEVMMRLTTPSFARFAQATSLNINFGGGEANVASSLALLGIPSSHVTQFPDNDLGRAAAATYLKFGVGTEYMLFGGERLGIYYVEQGAAMRASKVVYDRFNSAFANLVPSDFDWHNILKDAQWFHFTGITPAISASAAQACLEAVKVAHSLGIPVSADVGYRKNLWQWGKKPHEVMPELIAYCDIIVCSKGDASDMFGIEPNDEKGSFKSICQQLQTRFPKIKKILNTKRGQLSASHNTLSGQCWNGTEMLKTSTIDIPNIVDRIGGGDAFLAGFIYGELIYQDTQKALEFGVAASALKHTIEGDFNLVTVSEIEMVMKGDVSGKLKR
- a CDS encoding aminotransferase-like domain-containing protein; translation: MEIPYKSLIPINKKHSLPLYVQIANGIIQQIQAGVIKKGSLLTGTRQLALLLEVNRQTVVAAFDELYAQGWIEVVPQKGTYVSNTLPNIQPKALKTAKINTNNEVVAPHDFLQNYPIQIPINIEQRLAFNDGLPDVRLAPRDALARLYAHYIRYGEPSILQYSNILGHIRFRETLSFLLNQTRGLSINPNQLISTRGSQMGIYLVASALIRLGDKVVVGQMSYLATNITFEHFGAELLTIPVDEDGMVIDVLEEICTTQTIKAVYVTSHHYHPTTVTLKPERRIQLLNLAEKYGFFIIEDDYDYDYHYSNKPILPLASADSSGWVIYIGSFTKKIAPTFRVGYVIASEKIINELGKIRRIIDRQGDTILECCLADMLEDGTLKRHSAKALKEYHQRRDFACKTLKDVLGNNIQFKVPDGGMAIWAKFADNISLPKVAEKALQKGLYFPNGIVYRPVNACRLGFASMNLKELDEAIHLLGEII
- a CDS encoding pyridoxamine 5'-phosphate oxidase family protein, translating into MTIRSITSRTKPSRLAKRGNYDETQIYQILDEGLFCHIAYTEEGQPMMIPTGYGRIGNKLYIHGSVGSHFMRCLADGRTVCLAVSLLDGLVLARSAFHHSVNYRSVILFAAGTVVTDEQERWDALEAFTDHILPGRWAAVRQPTASEMQKTMVISFPIEEASAKMRSGDPSDDEEDYDLTVWAGVLPLEVLPLPAITDPKMRFDTAIPDNVQHYSRKK
- a CDS encoding DUF1272 domain-containing protein — its product is MLEIRPICENCGKALPNESEEAMICTFECTFCKDCVENILENVCPNCGGGFEKRPTRPQEKLNKYPSKKEPYFKPINVEAFAILKKAKKDIKPYER